The proteins below come from a single Pseudochaenichthys georgianus chromosome 14, fPseGeo1.2, whole genome shotgun sequence genomic window:
- the LOC117458246 gene encoding collagenase 3-like has product MKTFNLCTLLSLALTAYCMPVSQVTVEDEERAENYLKKFYNLTEETGPTIRRGFSPASRKLSEMQRFFGLQITGTLDADTVAIMKKPRCGVPDGNLARFSTFGQYKWQKNSLTYRIENYTPDMSVSEVDDSIERALQVWAKVTPLRFTRINSGTADIMISFGRQSHGDYYPFDGPGGTLAHAFAPSPGIGGDAHFDEDEDFTFRSNTGYILFMVAAHEFGHSLGLFHSDDAGALMYPVYSYRNPDTFILPRDDVNGIQSLYGPSPDTDSSGEEPLPPTTPDACDSTMVLDAVATLRGEMFFFKDSFFWRSYPQSSTPQQSLITNIWPDAPSNIDAAYESRSSDKVYLFKGKMVWAFSGYDLVRGYPKPISSFGLAKSVEKIDAVFHDVDTGKTLFFVGSDYYSYDEVRKTMDQGFPKRVDETFSGLTGQVTAAFQYKGFTYIYSGKYMFEYSLRSGRLFRVLYNSYFLSCTNF; this is encoded by the exons ATGAAGACTTTCAATCTGTGCACTCTGCTGAGCCTGGCACTCACAGCTTACTGCATGCCAGTATCACAGGTTACTGTGGAAGATGAGGAACGTGCGGAG AACTACTTAAAGAAATTCTACAACCTAACAGAGGAGACCGGTCCTACTATCCGGCGGGGGTTCAGCCCAGCGAGCAGGAAGCTGAGTGAGATGCAGAGATTCTTTGGTCTCCAAATCACCGGGACGCTGGATGCTGACACCGTGGCAATCATGAAGAAGCCTCGCTGTGGTGTTCCAGACGGAAATCTTGCCCGTTTCTCCACGTTTGGACAGTACAAGTGGCAGAAAAACAGCCTTACCTACAG GATAGAGAACTACACTCCGGACATGTCTGTGTCAGAGGTAGATGATTCTATAGAGAGAGCTCTGCAGGTTTGGGCCAAAGTCACTCCTCTGAGATTCACCAGAATCAACAGCGGCACCGCTGACATCATGATCTCCTTTGGCCGCCAAT CACATGGTGATTATTACCCCTTTGATGGCCCTGGTGGTACTCTTGCCCATGCATTCGCCCCATCCCCTGGCATTGGTGGAGATGCTCATTTTGACGAGGATGAGGACTTCACTTTCCGTTCAAACACAG GCTACATCCTCTTCATGGTGGCTGCCCATGAGTTTGGCCACTCCCTGGGCTTGTTTCACTCTGATGATGCTGGTGCTCTCATGTACCCTGTGTACTCATACAGAAATCCTGACACCTTCATCCTGCCCCGGGACGATGTCAACGGCATCCAGTCTCTCTATG GCCCAAGCCCTGATACGGATTCCTCTGGAGAGGAACCACTGCCCCCCACCACTCCTGATGCCTGTGATTCAACCATGGTCTTGGATGCTGTCGCCACCCTGCGAGGAGAGATGTTCTTCTTCAAGGACAG CTTCTTCTGGCGGAGCTACCCTCAGAGCAGCACACCTCAGCAGAGTCTCATCACAAACATCTGGCCCGATGCCCCCTCAAACATTGACGCTGCTTATGAAAGCCGAAGCTCAGACAAAGTCTATCTCTTTAAAG GAAAGATGGTTTGGGCTTTCAGTGGATATGATCTTGTACGCGGCTATCCTAAACCAATTTCCAGTTTTGGTCTGGCCAAAAGTGTGGAGAAAATTGATGCAGTCTTTCATGACGTGGACACTGGCAAGACTCTGTTCTTTGTAGGCAGCGATTACTACAG TTATGATGAGGTCAGAAAAACTATGGACCAGGGATTCCCCAAGCGAGTGGATGAGACTTTCTCCGGACTGACCGGCCAGGTGACTGCAGCCTTCCAGTACAAAG GTTTTACCTACATCTACAGTGGAAAATACATGTTTGAGTACAGCCTGAGGTCCGGGAGGCTGTTCCGCGTGCTGTACAACAGCTACTTCCTGAGCTGCACTAACTTCTAA